A single region of the Acidobacteriota bacterium genome encodes:
- a CDS encoding PQQ-binding-like beta-propeller repeat protein produces MTVIAVAATLLLAAVGAGESVDWPRFGNDGGNSKYSPLDQIDADNFDQVEVVWTWESVDARLTERLEAAQKGGEEAADREDAFAVILAGEAGLPTRVRPGPFKAVPVVIDGRMYVSTALGQVAAIDAASGEPLWSYDPQSWEAGRPANMGFQHRGVAYWQRGGKKRVLMPTHDRRLLSLDAMTGKPDPDFGSYGAVDMTRDLGREVTESRTTHSSPPSVCRDVVIVGSIVSDAPTRKEAPPGHVRAYHVESGEVAWVFHTIPQPGEEGHETWEDGSWEYTGGTNVWSMITVDEELGLAYLPISTPTNDLYGGHRLGDNLFAESLVAVDCETGEKRWHFQMVHHGLWDYDLPTAPTRIDVKVGDKLVKAVAQPTKQAFLFVFDAETGEPLWPIEEKPVPTEAAPGDRASPTQPFPTRPAAYDRQGITEDDLIDFSPELRREALEIAADYELVPLYTPPRLEGDGKPTIQLPADGGGTNWTGAAVDPENGLIYVPSHTRPVTVSLTTPDPNRSNMRYTPRRWFDGIRGPRGLPLVKPPYSRITAIDLVTGEHAWVAAHGEGPRNHPALRELGLGRLGRPGRAAPLVTRTLLFVTQSAENTTGGSPRTPDRPPEISVYDKKSGAYLGGIELPDSPNSNLITYQVDGRQYLAVSVGGGRPMIGGGGTQARVLALALRSPGGL; encoded by the coding sequence GTGACGGTCATCGCCGTCGCCGCGACGCTGCTTCTCGCCGCCGTCGGCGCCGGCGAGAGTGTCGACTGGCCGCGCTTCGGCAACGATGGCGGCAACAGCAAGTACTCGCCTCTCGACCAGATCGACGCCGACAACTTCGACCAGGTCGAAGTTGTCTGGACCTGGGAATCGGTCGACGCGCGACTCACGGAACGGCTTGAAGCCGCGCAGAAAGGCGGTGAAGAGGCCGCTGATCGGGAGGACGCGTTCGCCGTCATTCTTGCCGGGGAGGCCGGACTGCCCACGCGGGTTCGCCCGGGACCCTTCAAGGCCGTTCCGGTCGTGATCGACGGGCGCATGTACGTGAGCACCGCTCTCGGACAGGTTGCGGCCATCGACGCGGCCTCCGGCGAGCCGCTGTGGAGCTACGATCCCCAGAGTTGGGAGGCCGGGCGGCCGGCGAACATGGGCTTTCAGCATCGGGGCGTGGCCTACTGGCAACGCGGCGGCAAGAAGCGCGTGTTGATGCCGACCCACGACCGCCGCCTGCTCTCGCTCGACGCCATGACCGGCAAGCCGGACCCCGACTTCGGCAGTTACGGCGCGGTGGATATGACCAGGGATCTCGGTCGCGAGGTCACCGAGTCGAGGACGACCCACAGCTCGCCGCCCTCGGTGTGTCGTGACGTCGTGATCGTCGGCTCGATCGTGTCCGATGCTCCAACCCGCAAGGAAGCGCCCCCCGGGCATGTGCGCGCCTACCATGTCGAGAGTGGCGAGGTGGCCTGGGTTTTCCACACGATCCCCCAGCCGGGTGAAGAAGGCCACGAGACGTGGGAGGACGGTTCGTGGGAGTACACGGGAGGCACCAACGTCTGGTCGATGATCACGGTGGACGAAGAGCTCGGCCTCGCCTACCTGCCGATCTCGACACCGACCAACGACCTCTATGGCGGTCACCGGCTGGGCGACAACCTGTTCGCCGAGAGCCTGGTGGCTGTGGATTGCGAGACCGGAGAGAAGCGCTGGCACTTCCAGATGGTGCACCACGGCTTGTGGGACTACGATCTGCCGACGGCGCCCACGCGGATCGATGTGAAGGTCGGAGACAAGCTGGTCAAGGCGGTGGCGCAGCCGACGAAACAGGCCTTCCTCTTCGTCTTCGACGCCGAGACCGGCGAGCCGTTGTGGCCGATCGAAGAGAAGCCGGTGCCGACAGAGGCGGCGCCGGGAGATCGCGCTTCACCGACCCAGCCGTTCCCCACCAGGCCGGCGGCCTACGACCGCCAGGGGATCACCGAGGACGATCTCATCGACTTCTCGCCGGAGCTTCGTCGAGAGGCACTGGAGATCGCGGCCGACTACGAGCTGGTACCGCTCTACACGCCCCCGCGTCTGGAGGGCGACGGCAAACCGACGATTCAGCTCCCGGCCGACGGCGGGGGGACCAACTGGACCGGCGCCGCCGTCGACCCGGAGAACGGCCTGATCTACGTACCGTCCCACACACGGCCGGTTACCGTGTCACTGACCACGCCGGATCCCAATCGCTCGAACATGCGCTACACGCCGAGGCGCTGGTTCGACGGCATCCGGGGTCCTCGTGGCCTGCCGCTGGTGAAACCGCCCTACAGCCGCATCACCGCCATCGATCTCGTCACCGGCGAGCATGCCTGGGTGGCGGCGCACGGCGAGGGGCCGCGCAACCACCCCGCGCTCCGGGAGCTCGGTCTCGGTCGACTCGGCAGGCCCGGCAGAGCGGCGCCGCTGGTCACCAGGACCCTGCTCTTCGTGACTCAGAGTGCGGAGAACACGACCGGCGGCAGCCCGCGGACACCAGATCGACCGCCCGAGATCAGCGTGTATGACAAGAAGAGCGGCGCCTACCTCGGCGGCATCGAGCTCCCGGACTCGCCCAACTCGAACCTCATTACCTACCAGGTAGATGGCCGGCAGTATCTCGCCGTCAGCGTGGGTGGAGGGCGCCCGATGATCGGCGGCGGGGGAACCCAGGCCCGGGTCCTCGCCCTGGCGCTCCGCTCGCCGGGAGGATTGTGA
- a CDS encoding SDR family NAD(P)-dependent oxidoreductase yields the protein MKPVCFVMGAGAGIGGTAGRRFAREGYHAVLCRRSDEDGLNALVAGIHEEGGEATGFLLNAVKENAIEDQIVHVEEEIGPIEVLIYNLGAQIGNRDLTDTSYKAFELGWRMATFGLFRTASALCPRMVERGHGTLIVTSATAAARGNAGQHSHAAAMGGRRMLCQTLNAEFAPKGIHVAHVLVDGTVDAPDTLGKMLGPERFEALRSTKGAADGLILPEQVAETYVHLVRQHRSTWTFELDVRAYNDKPWWN from the coding sequence ATGAAACCAGTTTGCTTTGTCATGGGCGCCGGCGCCGGAATCGGCGGTACCGCGGGCAGGAGGTTTGCTCGCGAGGGGTACCACGCGGTTCTCTGCCGCCGGAGCGACGAAGACGGGCTGAACGCCCTGGTCGCCGGCATTCACGAGGAGGGAGGCGAGGCGACCGGCTTTCTCCTGAACGCTGTCAAGGAGAACGCCATCGAGGATCAGATCGTCCACGTGGAGGAGGAGATCGGGCCGATCGAAGTGCTGATCTACAACCTCGGCGCCCAGATCGGCAACCGGGACCTCACCGATACCAGCTACAAGGCCTTCGAACTCGGTTGGCGCATGGCGACGTTCGGGCTCTTCCGCACGGCCTCCGCGCTCTGCCCGCGGATGGTCGAGCGTGGCCATGGAACGCTCATCGTCACCTCCGCCACGGCCGCGGCCCGCGGCAACGCCGGGCAGCACTCGCACGCGGCCGCGATGGGGGGCCGCCGCATGCTCTGCCAGACGCTGAACGCCGAGTTCGCCCCAAAGGGCATTCATGTGGCTCATGTGCTTGTGGATGGAACGGTCGACGCACCGGACACGCTGGGCAAGATGCTTGGGCCCGAGCGCTTCGAAGCCCTCCGAAGCACGAAGGGAGCGGCCGACGGCCTCATCCTGCCCGAGCAGGTGGCGGAGACCTACGTCCATCTCGTCCGGCAGCATCGATCGACGTGGACTTTCGAGCTAGACGTGCGTGCGTACAACGACAAGCCCTGGTGGAACTGA